In Candidatus Nealsonbacteria bacterium, the DNA window AATTTGATCAAGAGTTAGCTTACCAATTTTCAAAGCTTAAAAAAATAATTTTAATTTGCGGCCGTTACGAGGGAGTGGACGAAAGAGTGGCAAAAAATATTGCCGATATCGAACTTTCAATCGGGGAATACGTTTTAATGGGAGGGGAGTTGCCGGCGGAAATTTTGATTGAAACAATCTCCAGACTGATTCCCGGGGTTTTGGGGAACCCCCAATTATTAAAAGAAAGAATTCCTTCAAAAGCTGGCAGGGGAGGCAGGGGATTTATTGAATATCCTCAATATACCCGTCCCGAAATTTTTAATAAATGGAAAGTTCCTAAATTGTTGTTATCGGGAAATCACAAAAAAATTCAGGAATGGCGAAAGCAAAACGGAAAGATTGTTTCGTCCTAAGTGGTTCGATAAACTCAATATAAATTCCGCCGAAGGATCGAAGGATTTATCCTGAGCGAAGCCGAAGGATTGAAAAATAGATTTTAATATAGTATAATTTTTGTGTATCAAAGGTAATAAAGGGGTAGGTTGCAGAGTAGCTAATGCACCAGTCTGTAAAACTGGCGCCTTCGGGCTTCGGGGGTGCAAGTCCCTCCCTACCCACCACGTAAAGAAAATTTTAAAAAAAATTTTCCACGTGGTAGGCGCGTGATGAAATTTTATATAAATTTCATTTTACGCGCCACCATGTAGAACATATGTTTTATA includes these proteins:
- the trmD gene encoding tRNA (guanosine(37)-N1)-methyltransferase TrmD, translating into MIQFDIITIFPHIFDSYLKESLIQRAVKSGLIKVKVHNLRDFAPDSRKTVDDRPFGGGIGMVMKVEPIFKAVNKIKSASGRTKVILFTPRGKKFDQELAYQFSKLKKIILICGRYEGVDERVAKNIADIELSIGEYVLMGGELPAEILIETISRLIPGVLGNPQLLKERIPSKAGRGGRGFIEYPQYTRPEIFNKWKVPKLLLSGNHKKIQEWRKQNGKIVSS